In Silene latifolia isolate original U9 population chromosome 3, ASM4854445v1, whole genome shotgun sequence, a single window of DNA contains:
- the LOC141649202 gene encoding protein FAR1-RELATED SEQUENCE 5-like produces MPKLVALVRDWIQVKSFKELLHIRAVCVTKKVIGTWWAKRRRAITRVGCLPRLSLRDFLFGEYEVYEFIEVHSHAMVTPATMIHLKSFRKLNLVHKKMIMDNSRVNQGPVKTFRMFKEYVRGYKNVGASLEDFKNFSRDVKKYIKEYDAEMLIEGFMQKRARCPSFYFDFHVDDNKRLTKAFWADPIAIKNYALFGDSVSFDTTFDFNEYRMAMGGCYPTTLITDQCLGIKAGVKNVFSGNTTHRFCMWHIMKKLPDKVGSTIYKDTDFLKEISSIVWNEDIEPTEFESSWCSIMEKHDLSGNEWLKSMFEDRKLWIPAYFRDTYMAMDAQRWKHSKLTADSKNSSPILSTPLSIEKKCAEFYTPPVFYDFQEELKGACYSYNEANKSTKERDVERLFVMDRESKKVYEVDVDGKTLVCSCKRDVLRRRLSSIDTRQNTISELWSGVFTAVSLVEDDEEKEKELLELLQSFNEKLLISSSGGKSKSKKTQIETLLGSKIPTKAHILPPNQAKNKGSVEG; encoded by the exons ATGCCAAAGCTTGTGGCTTTAGTCCGAGATTGGATTCAAGTAAAATCATTCAAGGAGTTACTACACATAAGAGCTGTGTGTGTAACAAAGAAGGTAATAGGCACATGGTGGGCAAAAAGGAGGAGGGCAATAACAAGAGTTGGGTGTCTGCCAAGATTAAGTTTAAGAGACTTCCTGTTTGGTGAGTATGAGGTGTATGAATTTATCGAGGTGCACTCACATGCAATGGTAACTCCAGCCACAATGATTCACTTAAAGTCATTTAGGAAGCTCAACCTTGTGCATAAGAAAATGATAATGGATAACTCACGTGTTAACCAAGGGCCTGTGAAGACATTTCGAATGTTTAAAGAGTACGTTAGGGGATATAAAAACGTAGGGGCTTCCTTAGAAGATTTTAAGaacttttcaagggatgtaaAGAAATACATCAAAGAATATGATGCGGAAATGCTGATAGAGGGCTTCATGCAAAAAAGAGCTAGGTGTCCctcattttactttgattttcATGTTGATGACAACAAAAGACTCACTAAGGCTTTTTGGGCTGATCCAATTGCAATTAAGAACTACGCACTCtttggtgattctgtgtctttTGACACCACATTCGATTTTAATGAATACCGTATG GCAATGGGTGGGTGTTATCCTACTACTCTGATTACTGACCAATGTCTGGGTATTAAAGCGGGGGTTAAAAATGTGTTTTCAGGCAACACAACACACAGATTctgtatgtggcatatcatgaaaaAATTGCCTGACAAAGTTGGTTCAACCATTTACAAAGACACAGACTTTCTAAAAGAAATAAGTTCTATTGTTTGGAATGAAGATATTGAGCCAACTGAATTTGAGTCGAGCTGGTGTTcaattatggaaaaacatgatttGTCTGGAAATGAGTGGCTGAAATCCATGTTTGAGGATCGCAAATTATGGATTCCTGCATATTTTCGGGACACTTATATGG CAATGGATGCTCAACGCTGGAAGCATTCTAAATTAACTGCTGATTCTAAAAACTCCTCTCCTATATTATCAACTCCCCTTTCTATAGAAAAGAAATGTGCTGAATTTTACACACCACCTGTGTTTTATGATTTTCAAGAAGAGTTGAAAGGTGCATGCTACTCTTATAATGAGGCCAACAAAAGCACGAAAGAAAGGGACGTGGAGCGTTTATTTGTTATGGATCGTGAGAGCAAGAAAGTCTATGAAGTCGATGTCGATGGGAAAACTTTAGTGTGTTCATGCAAGAG GGACGTCCTTAGAAGGCGATTGTCGTCAATTGACACAAGACAAAACACTATCAGTGAACTATGGTCAGGGGTGTTCACTGCAGTGTCACTTGTGGAGGATGAtgaggagaaggagaaagagTTACTCGAATTGCTTCAGAGTTTCAATGAGAAGTTGTTGATTTCAAGTAGTGGTGGGAAGTCAAAAAGCAAGAAAACTCAAATCGAGACGCTTCTTGGGTCTAAAATCCCTACTAAAGCTCATATT